From the genome of Ahaetulla prasina isolate Xishuangbanna chromosome 15, ASM2864084v1, whole genome shotgun sequence, one region includes:
- the XBP1 gene encoding X-box-binding protein 1, whose product MAPLPSPAVPPPPRLLLLPAASTAAPGAPSPSPPPRKRQRLAHLSPEEKALRRKLKNRVAAQSARDRKKARMGELERQAVELEAENQKLLAENRRLRERAHSLARENHDLRLRLGLPTLKVEMQEETASIAPGGAETGSSESAALRLRVPPQKGQAQQSSASTVGERRRRKRMMGASLWAQTAWLLQMLSLISSWAFWIVWIQTCSCTVAAPRQFSLRSCSRKCAEKHLFPYLPPPVPPWGLHHSGKMPLMN is encoded by the exons ATGGCTCCGCTGCCGAGCCCTGCAGTGCCGCCGCCGCCTCGGCTCCTCCTGCTGCCGGCCGCAtcgacggccgctccaggggctCCCTCGCCTTCCCCGCCGCCCCGTAAGCGGCAGCGCCTGGCGCACCTCAGCCCGGAGGAGAAGGCCCTACGCCG gAAGCTGAAGAACCGTGTGGCGGCGCAGAGCGCTCGCGACCGCAAGAAGGCGCGCATGGGCGAGCTGGAGCGGCAGGCCGTCGAGCTGGAGGCCGAG aaccagaAACTGCTGGCCGAGAACCGGCGCCTGCGGGAGCGTGCCCACAGCTTGGCGCGCGAGAACCACGATCTGCGCCTCCGTCTCGGGCTTCCGACGCTGAAG GTGGAGATGCAGGAGGAGACAGCAAGCATCGCCCCTGGTGGGGCAGAGACCGGGTCTTCTGAGTCCGCAGCACTTAGACTACGTGTTCCTCCGCAGAAGGGACAGGCCCAGCAGTCTTCTGCCTCCACagtgggggagaggaggaggaggaagaggatgatggGGGCCTCCCTCTGGGCACAGACAGCCTGGCTTCTTCAGATGCTGAG TCTGATCTCCTCTTGGGCATTTTGGATAGTCTGGATCCAGACATGTTCTTGCACTGTAGCAGCTCCCAGGCAATTTTCTTTGAGAAGCTGCAGCAGGAAGTGTGCGGAGAAGCACCTGTTCCCTTACCTGCCTCCACCAGTCCCTCCTTGGGGCCTGCACCACTCAGGCAAGATGCCATTAATGAACTGA